A stretch of Campylobacter showae DNA encodes these proteins:
- the purF gene encoding amidophosphoribosyltransferase, whose amino-acid sequence MCAIVGVINSKDAAKTAYYALFAMQHRGQEASGISACENGRIETVKGRGLVTEVFDKTNLESLKGDMAIGHNRYATAGKNSAADAQPIAANYSLGQVSIVHNGNLVNKDEVRSALIAEGAIFQSNMDTENIVHLIARSRSEHLQDRIVAALKQIKGAYCLLIQSRHKIFAIRDRWGVRPLSLGRLKDGGYIVASETCAFDLVGATFIRDVEPGEMLVFEQGKSEFESVRLFEAEPRVCAFEYIYFARPDSVIEGKSVYEVRKKMGETLAKKSKIGADFVVPVPDSGVPAALGYANASGIPFELAIVRNHYVGRTFIEPTQEMRNLKVKLKLNPMASLLKGKSVVVVDDSIVRGTTSKKIVELLRHAGAREIHFKVACPELKYPERYGIDTPSFEELISANKTPEEVCKFIGADSLEFLDVDELVSSIGSERKYSLVSFDGDYFIK is encoded by the coding sequence ATGTGTGCGATAGTTGGAGTGATTAATTCTAAAGATGCGGCAAAAACGGCATATTATGCGCTATTTGCCATGCAACACCGAGGCCAGGAAGCAAGCGGCATCAGCGCATGCGAAAACGGCCGTATAGAAACCGTCAAAGGCCGCGGGCTAGTTACCGAAGTCTTTGACAAGACAAACCTCGAGAGTCTAAAAGGCGATATGGCGATCGGCCACAACCGCTACGCCACCGCAGGCAAAAACTCCGCCGCCGATGCCCAGCCCATCGCCGCGAACTACTCGCTAGGCCAAGTCTCTATCGTGCACAACGGCAACCTCGTAAACAAAGACGAAGTCCGCAGCGCGCTAATCGCCGAAGGCGCGATATTTCAGAGCAATATGGATACCGAAAATATCGTGCATCTCATCGCTAGAAGCCGAAGCGAACATCTACAAGACCGCATCGTCGCGGCGCTAAAACAGATCAAGGGCGCCTACTGCCTACTCATCCAGTCGCGACATAAAATTTTCGCCATCCGTGACCGTTGGGGCGTGAGACCGCTCTCTCTGGGACGCCTAAAAGACGGCGGCTATATCGTAGCTAGCGAGACGTGCGCGTTTGATTTGGTGGGCGCGACCTTTATCCGCGACGTGGAGCCCGGCGAGATGCTGGTTTTCGAGCAGGGCAAAAGCGAATTTGAGAGCGTGCGCCTTTTTGAAGCCGAGCCTAGAGTTTGCGCGTTTGAGTATATCTATTTCGCACGCCCAGATAGCGTAATCGAGGGCAAAAGCGTCTACGAAGTGCGCAAAAAAATGGGCGAAACGCTAGCTAAAAAAAGCAAGATTGGCGCTGACTTCGTCGTGCCGGTGCCTGATAGCGGCGTGCCGGCGGCGCTAGGCTACGCAAACGCTAGCGGGATACCGTTTGAGCTAGCTATCGTGCGTAATCACTACGTCGGACGCACTTTTATCGAGCCGACGCAAGAGATGCGCAATCTCAAAGTCAAACTCAAGCTAAACCCGATGGCAAGCCTACTCAAGGGCAAAAGCGTAGTCGTCGTGGACGATAGCATCGTACGCGGCACGACTTCTAAAAAGATCGTTGAGCTACTACGTCACGCGGGCGCGAGAGAGATACATTTCAAAGTCGCTTGCCCCGAGCTAAAATACCCGGAGCGCTACGGTATCGATACTCCAAGCTTCGAGGAGCTAATAAGCGCAAACAAAACGCCGGAGGAAGTGTGTAAATTTATCGGTGCGGACAGCCTCGAGTTTTTAGACGTGGACGAGCTGGTTAGCAGCATCGGCAGCGAGCGCAAGTACTCGCTGGTTAGCTTTGACGGAGATTATTTTATCAAGTAA
- a CDS encoding homoserine dehydrogenase, with product MNIAILGVGTVGEAVAKILLQNKKLIAARCGEEIVPVIGVVRNLNKKRDAAILLTDDIDSVIKRDDIDVFVELMGGVEEPFRVVSQILERKKAVVTANKALLAYHRYALQNLAQNTPFGFEASVAGGIPIIRALREGLSANHILSINGILNGTSNYILTSMMSKGSNFADALKKAQELGYAEADPTFDVGGFDAAHKLLILASIAYGVHGNPEDILIEGIEGITPEDIFFANDFEYVIKLLAIAKKTGEKVELRVHPALVPKDKMIAKTDGVTNAVSVVGDAVGETMFYGPGAGGPATASSVISDLIDIARDGKSPMLGYKAPFELNALELLDPSEIRTKYYFRLRVEDKVGVLAKITNLMSENNLSIDSLLQKPKDESPYATLFFTTHTSVEKDVRRTMEILQEQEFVKEKPFMMRIEE from the coding sequence ATGAATATAGCCATTTTAGGCGTCGGCACGGTCGGAGAAGCCGTAGCTAAAATTTTACTCCAAAACAAAAAACTAATCGCGGCAAGATGCGGCGAGGAGATAGTCCCGGTTATCGGCGTCGTTAGAAATTTAAATAAAAAAAGAGACGCCGCCATCCTGCTCACGGACGACATAGATAGCGTCATAAAGCGCGACGATATCGACGTTTTCGTCGAGCTCATGGGCGGCGTCGAGGAGCCCTTTAGGGTCGTCAGTCAAATTTTAGAGCGCAAAAAAGCCGTCGTGACGGCAAACAAGGCGCTACTAGCCTACCACCGCTACGCCCTGCAAAATTTGGCGCAAAACACGCCGTTTGGCTTCGAGGCTAGTGTCGCGGGCGGCATACCTATCATCAGAGCCCTTCGCGAGGGCCTTAGCGCAAACCACATCCTAAGTATCAACGGGATTTTAAACGGCACGAGCAACTACATCCTAACCTCGATGATGAGCAAGGGCTCAAATTTCGCTGACGCACTAAAAAAAGCACAAGAGCTAGGCTACGCCGAGGCCGATCCGACCTTTGACGTCGGAGGCTTTGACGCGGCGCACAAGCTACTGATCCTGGCTAGCATTGCATACGGTGTGCACGGCAACCCAGAAGACATCCTGATAGAAGGTATCGAAGGCATCACGCCCGAGGATATCTTTTTTGCTAACGATTTCGAGTATGTTATTAAGCTGCTCGCTATCGCCAAAAAAACCGGCGAGAAGGTCGAGCTGCGCGTGCATCCTGCACTCGTGCCAAAAGATAAAATGATAGCCAAAACTGACGGCGTGACAAATGCAGTAAGCGTAGTGGGCGACGCAGTCGGCGAGACGATGTTTTACGGTCCTGGTGCGGGCGGTCCTGCGACGGCGAGCTCGGTCATCAGCGACCTCATCGATATCGCCAGAGACGGCAAATCACCGATGCTAGGCTACAAAGCGCCGTTTGAGCTAAACGCGCTTGAGCTTTTAGATCCGAGCGAAATTCGCACGAAATATTATTTTAGGCTCAGGGTCGAGGACAAGGTTGGCGTGCTAGCTAAAATCACGAATTTAATGAGCGAAAACAACCTCTCTATCGATAGCCTGCTGCAAAAACCGAAGGACGAGAGCCCGTATGCAACGCTATTTTTCACGACGCACACAAGCGTGGAAAAGGACGTAAGGCGCACTATGGAAATTTTGCAAGAGCAAGAGTTTGTAAAAGAAAAACCTTTTATGATGAGGATAGAAGAGTAA
- a CDS encoding NAD(P)/FAD-dependent oxidoreductase, with the protein MLDLAIIGGGPAGLSAGLYATRGGLKNVVMFEKGMPGGQITSSSEIENYPGQKAPGESGIDFMSTWVAQCTHFGLKHEMAGVERVVKNVDGSFTVKLEGGKEEQAKAVIVATGSTPRRAGFAGEDEFFGRGVSTCATCDGFFYKNKEVAVLGGGDTAIEEALYLANICSRVYIIHRRDEFRAAPVTLEKARANAKIEFITSATIKQAYGDKSGLAGLIINTKEGERDLKVPGVFVFVGLNVNNDVLRQENGEFLCDMEAGGQVGVDLKMQTSVPGLFAAGDIRKDAPKQVIVAAGDGAVAALSALSYIESLH; encoded by the coding sequence ATGTTAGATTTAGCGATCATCGGAGGCGGTCCTGCCGGACTTAGCGCGGGACTTTACGCCACTCGCGGCGGACTAAAAAACGTCGTAATGTTTGAAAAAGGAATGCCCGGCGGCCAGATTACGAGCAGCTCCGAGATAGAAAACTATCCCGGTCAAAAAGCGCCCGGCGAGAGCGGCATCGACTTCATGAGTACGTGGGTCGCGCAGTGCACGCATTTTGGGTTAAAGCACGAGATGGCGGGCGTAGAGCGCGTGGTAAAAAACGTCGACGGCAGCTTCACCGTCAAGCTTGAAGGCGGCAAAGAAGAGCAGGCCAAAGCAGTCATCGTAGCCACCGGCTCCACTCCGCGCCGCGCAGGCTTTGCGGGCGAAGACGAGTTTTTCGGCAGAGGCGTGAGCACGTGCGCGACTTGCGACGGATTTTTCTATAAAAACAAAGAAGTCGCGGTTCTAGGCGGCGGCGACACGGCGATCGAGGAGGCTCTATATCTAGCCAACATCTGCTCTCGCGTCTACATCATCCACCGCAGAGACGAGTTTCGCGCAGCACCCGTCACGCTAGAAAAGGCTCGCGCTAACGCCAAGATCGAGTTTATCACGAGCGCCACGATCAAGCAAGCTTACGGCGATAAATCAGGACTTGCCGGTCTAATCATAAACACAAAAGAGGGCGAGCGCGACCTAAAAGTGCCTGGCGTTTTCGTATTTGTCGGGCTTAACGTAAACAACGACGTCCTCCGCCAAGAAAACGGCGAGTTTTTGTGCGATATGGAGGCAGGCGGCCAAGTGGGCGTCGATCTAAAGATGCAAACTAGCGTGCCTGGACTATTTGCCGCGGGCGACATCAGAAAAGACGCGCCAAAACAAGTCATCGTAGCCGCAGGAGACGGCGCCGTAGCGGCCCTTAGCGCGCTTAGCTACATCGAGAGTCTACACTAA
- the trxA gene encoding thioredoxin codes for MGKYIELTTANFDVVKEGVALVDFWAPWCGPCRMLAPVIDELAEEFEGKAKICKVNTDEVQDLAVEFGIRSIPTLLFFKNGEVVEQMVGAQSKQAIADKINSLL; via the coding sequence ATGGGAAAATACATAGAACTAACGACTGCGAATTTTGACGTCGTTAAAGAGGGTGTCGCGCTAGTAGATTTTTGGGCACCTTGGTGCGGACCTTGCCGTATGCTTGCTCCGGTTATCGACGAGCTAGCTGAGGAGTTTGAGGGCAAAGCTAAAATTTGCAAAGTAAACACCGACGAGGTACAAGACCTAGCCGTAGAATTTGGCATCCGCTCGATCCCTACGCTTCTATTTTTCAAAAACGGCGAAGTCGTAGAGCAAATGGTTGGCGCGCAATCAAAACAAGCCATCGCCGATAAGATAAATTCGCTTCTTTAA
- a CDS encoding M16 family metallopeptidase codes for MRKILFLFLAVFAASVLAKQAPVAQAAKTRQLDANLSALNLTAEDKTAQNINLTQDPAIASGELANGLKYYVKENKQPANSAYFYLVVNIGSTDERENELGLAHFTEHMAFNGSREFSKNELVKKLESLGVAFGADLNAQTSYDQTSYLLEIHVNEQNLKDVFRVFRDWIDGVSFDAAELDKERGIIVEEERARNTPAYRFYIKNRVPELYGDSIYAKRSPIGDMNIVKNVDVATIKGFYERTYQPRFMKFIAVGDFDKKRIEEMIKQSFSSAKNTNDYASPDKTIQVKSGFSVNNYDSAEIGLNSLNLIFTQKYKFDGEIQRLRQNLLANYISDLVAMIYEQRNLALRGRFYSPIIEDQNVLYAFEINAVDDDFSGALSDLASVLKGVEKFGFSKADFESAKKDFINSAKNAYLQAGNKRSSAVAADIEETTRIGGVLLGEKDLRDVTLALLDEISLDDVNAEFRRILAIDAKTLNVISAKGAKLNEAKFDQIWAEAKPYDTLASNQAKSELFDYGALKPKNFVSKKHNEKLDFYLYELPNGARVAFKEVKTKKDVVWLSAVSRGGTSNLAKPKQGALAVEVSNESGAGEFSNYDLAKILSGKQLSYSKFIDQLSQGYSASSASADFEWLLRALFLEFSEPRFDENALKKTKINELEKLEKTKNLPERKFRDEFARFFYENNPRTNPLEAADINELQMSDVKKIVKEKFTNAASYDFIVVGDLNLTAAEPLLQKYLANLPARAERENFVDDGVRTIAGEQEFKRSYQTTQRSDAAMIMKNEKVKYSRPELLRVNALSAVLSMMLREDVREDRGQVYGLGVHMNLAKYPYESFTAHFGFTAAPDNVNAVLGEIKSNVAELKGGADIQRYLQNFKKSALVKMRQSYVQGEFWTRTLMRELVFGDEVLSLDEYENAVNALTEQDVKDAAKLYLNEKNVVISVNNPALAK; via the coding sequence ATGAGGAAAATTTTATTTTTATTTCTAGCCGTTTTTGCGGCGAGCGTTTTAGCCAAACAAGCGCCGGTCGCACAGGCGGCCAAAACGCGGCAGCTGGACGCAAATTTGAGTGCGTTAAATTTGACGGCGGAAGATAAAACCGCTCAAAATATAAATTTGACCCAGGATCCAGCTATAGCGAGCGGCGAGCTAGCAAACGGGTTAAAATACTACGTCAAGGAAAACAAACAGCCTGCAAATTCGGCATATTTTTATCTAGTCGTAAACATCGGCTCGACCGATGAGCGCGAAAACGAGCTGGGGCTGGCGCACTTTACCGAGCACATGGCGTTTAACGGTAGCCGCGAGTTTAGTAAAAACGAGCTGGTGAAAAAACTAGAGAGCCTCGGAGTGGCATTTGGTGCGGATCTAAACGCACAGACTAGCTACGATCAGACTAGCTATCTACTGGAAATCCACGTAAACGAGCAAAATTTAAAGGACGTTTTCCGCGTTTTTCGCGACTGGATCGACGGCGTGAGCTTTGACGCGGCCGAGCTGGATAAAGAGCGGGGCATCATCGTCGAGGAGGAGCGCGCTAGAAATACGCCTGCGTATAGATTTTACATCAAAAACCGCGTGCCCGAGCTATACGGAGATAGCATCTACGCCAAAAGGTCGCCCATCGGCGATATGAATATCGTAAAAAACGTCGACGTAGCGACCATAAAGGGCTTTTACGAGAGGACGTATCAGCCTAGATTTATGAAATTTATCGCGGTCGGAGACTTTGATAAAAAGCGCATCGAGGAGATGATAAAGCAAAGCTTTAGCTCGGCTAAAAACACGAACGACTACGCGAGCCCCGATAAAACTATCCAGGTAAAAAGCGGTTTTAGCGTAAACAACTACGACTCCGCCGAGATCGGGCTAAACTCGCTAAATTTGATCTTTACGCAAAAGTACAAATTTGACGGCGAGATCCAAAGGCTCAGGCAAAATTTGCTCGCAAACTATATCTCAGACCTAGTCGCGATGATATACGAGCAGCGAAATTTAGCTCTGCGCGGGCGATTTTACTCGCCGATCATCGAGGATCAAAACGTGCTTTACGCCTTTGAGATAAACGCCGTGGATGATGATTTTAGCGGCGCGCTTAGCGATCTGGCGAGCGTTTTAAAGGGCGTGGAGAAATTTGGCTTTAGCAAGGCGGACTTTGAGAGCGCGAAAAAAGATTTTATAAACTCGGCTAAAAATGCCTATTTGCAAGCGGGCAACAAACGCTCGAGCGCGGTCGCGGCAGATATCGAGGAGACGACTAGGATCGGCGGAGTGTTGCTTGGCGAAAAAGACCTGCGCGACGTTACTTTGGCGCTTCTTGATGAGATCAGCCTGGATGACGTGAATGCAGAATTTAGGCGGATACTGGCCATCGACGCAAAAACTTTAAACGTGATTAGCGCCAAAGGAGCGAAGCTAAATGAGGCTAAATTTGATCAAATTTGGGCGGAGGCAAAGCCGTACGATACGCTAGCTTCAAATCAAGCAAAGAGCGAGCTTTTTGACTACGGAGCGCTAAAACCTAAAAATTTCGTCTCGAAAAAGCATAACGAAAAGCTTGATTTTTATCTTTACGAGCTACCAAACGGCGCGCGCGTCGCATTTAAGGAGGTAAAAACCAAAAAAGACGTCGTCTGGCTAAGCGCGGTTAGTCGCGGCGGCACGTCAAATTTAGCCAAGCCAAAGCAGGGCGCGCTGGCGGTAGAGGTCTCAAACGAGAGCGGGGCAGGGGAGTTTAGCAACTACGATCTGGCTAAAATCCTAAGCGGCAAGCAGCTAAGCTATAGTAAATTTATCGATCAGCTTTCGCAAGGATATAGCGCAAGCTCGGCTAGTGCGGACTTTGAGTGGCTTTTGCGCGCGCTGTTTTTGGAGTTTAGCGAGCCTAGATTTGACGAAAACGCGCTAAAAAAGACAAAAATCAACGAGCTTGAAAAGCTGGAAAAGACCAAAAATCTGCCCGAGCGCAAATTTCGCGACGAGTTTGCGAGATTTTTCTACGAAAACAACCCGCGAACGAACCCGCTCGAGGCCGCGGACATAAACGAGCTGCAGATGAGCGACGTAAAAAAGATAGTGAAAGAGAAATTTACCAACGCGGCGTCGTATGATTTTATCGTGGTCGGCGATCTAAATTTGACCGCCGCCGAGCCGCTTTTGCAAAAATATCTGGCAAATTTACCCGCACGCGCGGAACGCGAAAATTTCGTAGATGACGGCGTGAGGACGATCGCAGGCGAGCAGGAGTTTAAGCGAAGCTACCAAACCACGCAACGAAGCGACGCCGCGATGATAATGAAAAACGAAAAAGTGAAGTATTCGCGCCCAGAGCTACTGCGCGTAAACGCCCTATCTGCGGTGCTTTCGATGATGCTGCGCGAGGACGTGCGAGAGGACCGCGGGCAGGTCTACGGCCTGGGCGTGCATATGAATCTCGCAAAATACCCTTACGAAAGCTTCACCGCGCATTTTGGATTTACGGCTGCGCCTGATAACGTAAATGCCGTGCTAGGCGAGATAAAATCAAACGTTGCCGAGCTAAAAGGCGGCGCGGATATCCAGCGCTATCTGCAAAATTTCAAAAAATCAGCCCTCGTAAAAATGCGCCAATCCTACGTTCAGGGCGAATTTTGGACGCGCACGCTCATGCGCGAGCTGGTTTTTGGCGATGAGGTTTTGAGTCTTGACGAGTACGAAAACGCGGTAAATGCGCTCACCGAGCAGGACGTGAAAGACGCGGCGAAGCTCTATCTAAACGAGAAAAACGTCGTGATAAGCGTGAATAACCCCGCTTTGGCGAAGTAA
- the dapB gene encoding 4-hydroxy-tetrahydrodipicolinate reductase translates to MVKIGIHGASGKMGRMIIECLKNEPNAKLSAAYTIEPLDFALPQDVILTDKFDELFANCDVVIDFTIKDGAINLLNYARTDPKPLVIGTTGLGEDGANLLKLASAAMPILYATNMSLGVAVLNRLAALASKALREFDAEIVEQHHRHKKDAPSGTALTLGERVAAARGLNLKDVLVTGRDGMVGARSKDEIAILAVRGGDVVGRHTVGFYNEGEFIELNHTATSRATFAKGAIKAAIWVAGRESGLYGIDDCLGL, encoded by the coding sequence TTGGTAAAAATAGGAATCCACGGCGCAAGCGGCAAAATGGGACGCATGATCATCGAGTGCCTAAAAAACGAGCCAAACGCGAAACTCAGCGCGGCTTATACGATAGAGCCGCTTGACTTTGCATTGCCCCAGGACGTCATCCTCACGGACAAATTTGACGAGCTTTTCGCAAACTGCGACGTCGTTATCGATTTTACGATCAAAGATGGCGCGATAAATCTGCTAAACTACGCTCGCACCGACCCAAAACCGTTAGTTATCGGCACTACGGGTCTTGGCGAAGACGGCGCGAACCTGCTAAAGCTAGCAAGCGCGGCGATGCCGATACTTTACGCTACCAATATGAGCCTTGGCGTCGCGGTTTTAAACCGATTGGCGGCGCTTGCGTCAAAGGCATTGCGCGAATTTGACGCCGAGATCGTCGAGCAGCACCACAGACACAAAAAAGACGCCCCAAGCGGCACGGCGCTGACGCTTGGTGAACGCGTAGCAGCGGCTAGAGGGCTAAACCTAAAAGACGTTTTGGTGACTGGTAGAGACGGCATGGTCGGAGCTCGCAGCAAGGACGAGATCGCGATCCTAGCGGTGCGAGGCGGCGACGTCGTGGGCAGGCATACGGTCGGATTTTACAACGAGGGCGAGTTTATCGAGCTAAATCACACCGCAACTAGCCGAGCGACCTTTGCCAAAGGCGCGATAAAGGCGGCTATTTGGGTGGCGGGGCGAGAGAGCGGGCTGTACGGGATAGATGATTGCCTGGGATTGTAA
- the rlmB gene encoding 23S rRNA (guanosine(2251)-2'-O)-methyltransferase RlmB, which produces MIIYGKQLFLHIIKNYKKSVKTVYLAKECDKALFSQIVGVGAPIKRVDNQKAQALAHGGNHQGFLAEVEEFEFKSIDEIKKQNFIAVLYGLSDVGNIGAIVRTAHALGCGGIVVVAKNLAMEGVLRASSGAAYEANIALVEDGLSLLNELKQVGFKIYATASGGKNAHEVKFDQKVALVMGSEGEGLHKKVLAKSDEIVGIKMKNDWDSLNVSAAFAILCDRIINE; this is translated from the coding sequence ATGATAATATACGGAAAACAGCTATTTTTGCACATCATAAAAAACTACAAAAAAAGCGTCAAAACGGTCTATCTCGCCAAAGAGTGCGACAAGGCGCTATTTTCGCAGATCGTAGGCGTCGGCGCGCCGATAAAGCGCGTGGATAATCAAAAAGCCCAAGCTCTCGCACACGGCGGCAATCACCAAGGCTTTTTAGCCGAAGTTGAAGAGTTTGAGTTTAAAAGTATCGACGAGATAAAAAAACAAAATTTTATAGCGGTTTTATACGGACTTAGCGACGTGGGAAATATCGGAGCCATCGTCCGAACGGCGCATGCGCTGGGCTGCGGAGGTATCGTTGTCGTCGCTAAAAATTTGGCGATGGAAGGCGTACTGCGAGCTAGTAGCGGAGCGGCCTACGAGGCAAATATAGCTCTTGTCGAAGACGGTCTTAGCTTGCTAAACGAACTAAAACAGGTCGGTTTTAAAATTTACGCCACGGCAAGCGGCGGCAAAAACGCTCATGAGGTCAAATTTGATCAAAAAGTAGCACTCGTGATGGGCAGCGAGGGCGAAGGCTTACACAAAAAAGTCCTTGCCAAAAGCGACGAAATAGTAGGAATAAAAATGAAGAACGACTGGGACAGCCTAAACGTCTCGGCTGCGTTTGCTATACTTTGCGATAGGATTATAAATGAATGA
- a CDS encoding helix-turn-helix domain-containing protein, with the protein MNDISLLKELGLSEVARRTHIEAEYLGYIADKNFEKLARFNVKGFVKILERELDIDFTSWMREYETFIAEHESELKHKTITISPKIPAYTANDKSSYGGMLGGIIAICAIGALIYFFEPQKYIGDLSSFFEDKNKSVTYSDTNVVQQATKNLDSIKDANITISVSSAPKQEDEINKIEENASNFAVTQVEQPLPEFNVAVSTSTQSKPAEQNVSKNLQNEQVSNLADENASTAVQVTPKSGDVYQLNGLSEIKVVPRRKVWLGVINLDDNKKKSQNASNAVSIEIGKKQLIVTGHGEINLEIGDQNIKFSGDNPKRFLVEKDKVTPLTYDEFVALNKGKSW; encoded by the coding sequence ATGAATGACATAAGTTTGCTAAAAGAATTAGGGCTTAGCGAGGTCGCCAGAAGAACGCACATCGAGGCAGAATATCTAGGTTACATTGCCGATAAAAATTTTGAAAAGTTGGCACGTTTTAACGTCAAGGGTTTTGTTAAAATTCTGGAGCGCGAGCTTGATATCGACTTTACGTCGTGGATGCGAGAATACGAGACGTTCATAGCCGAGCACGAGAGCGAGTTAAAGCACAAAACCATAACCATATCGCCTAAAATTCCGGCCTATACCGCAAACGATAAATCGTCTTATGGCGGTATGCTGGGTGGCATCATCGCTATTTGCGCGATCGGCGCTTTAATTTACTTTTTCGAGCCCCAAAAATACATCGGCGACCTCTCGAGTTTCTTTGAGGACAAAAACAAAAGCGTGACTTACTCCGATACAAACGTAGTGCAACAGGCGACTAAAAATTTAGACTCCATCAAAGACGCAAATATCACGATAAGTGTCTCCTCTGCCCCTAAACAAGAAGACGAGATAAATAAAATCGAAGAGAACGCTTCAAATTTTGCCGTTACCCAAGTAGAGCAACCCTTGCCAGAGTTTAATGTGGCGGTTTCTACAAGTACGCAATCAAAACCCGCAGAGCAAAACGTCAGTAAAAATTTACAGAATGAACAGGTTTCAAATTTGGCCGACGAAAATGCATCCACCGCAGTCCAAGTAACGCCTAAAAGCGGCGATGTATACCAACTAAACGGACTAAGCGAGATAAAAGTCGTTCCGCGCAGAAAAGTTTGGCTTGGCGTGATAAATTTGGACGACAACAAAAAGAAATCTCAAAATGCCTCAAATGCCGTTTCCATTGAAATAGGCAAAAAACAACTCATCGTCACAGGACACGGAGAGATAAATTTAGAAATCGGCGATCAAAATATCAAATTTAGCGGCGATAATCCAAAGCGCTTTTTGGTCGAAAAAGATAAAGTTACGCCGCTCACATACGACGAATTTGTAGCACTAAATAAGGGCAAATCGTGGTAA
- a CDS encoding YraN family protein, with protein MGLKAYIFGKSSEDLACEFLLKNGCEILARNFSSKFGEIDVIAKKDGILRFVEIKATQGDYEAEYRLTPAKFNKILKTIDFYLLQNGANADFQVDLIAIKKSEIKWIENISL; from the coding sequence TTGGGGCTTAAGGCGTATATTTTCGGCAAGAGCTCGGAGGATCTAGCTTGCGAGTTTTTGCTAAAAAACGGCTGCGAGATACTCGCTAGAAATTTTAGCTCCAAATTCGGCGAGATCGACGTTATCGCTAAAAAAGACGGCATCTTACGCTTTGTTGAAATCAAAGCCACGCAGGGCGACTATGAGGCCGAGTATCGCCTCACGCCCGCTAAATTTAATAAAATTTTAAAAACTATCGACTTTTATTTGCTACAAAACGGTGCAAATGCCGATTTTCAGGTCGATTTGATCGCAATAAAAAAGAGCGAGATAAAGTGGATAGAAAATATTAGTTTGTAA
- a CDS encoding LL-diaminopimelate aminotransferase codes for MFDEIRFNTIERLPNYVFAEVNAIKMAARRAGEDIIDFSMGNPEGRTPQHIVDKLCESAQKDKTHGYSASAGIYKLRLAICNWYKRKYGVNLDPDTEAVAVMGSKEGFVHLAQAVINPGDVAVVPDPAYPIHTQAFLFAGGSVAKMPLKYNDKFELDENKFFEDLLHTIRSSSPRPKYVVVNFPHNPTTVTVQKSFYERLVAMSKQERFYVISDIAYADLTFDGYKTPSIFEVEGAKDVAVECYTLSKSYNMAGWRVGFLCGNKRLCAALKKIKSWVDYGMFTPIQVSATVALDGDQSCVEEIRQIYEKRRDVMLEAFASAGWEMHKPSSSMFIWAKIPPQVGNIGSLEFSKQLLTKASVAVSPGIGFGEGGNDYVRLALIENENRIRQAARNVKKYLKEFA; via the coding sequence ATGTTTGACGAGATTAGATTTAATACGATTGAAAGACTTCCAAACTACGTATTTGCCGAGGTAAACGCCATAAAAATGGCCGCGCGCCGAGCGGGCGAAGATATCATCGACTTTTCGATGGGAAACCCGGAGGGTCGCACGCCTCAGCACATCGTCGATAAACTCTGCGAAAGCGCGCAAAAAGACAAAACCCACGGCTACTCGGCAAGTGCCGGCATCTACAAACTTCGCCTAGCCATCTGCAACTGGTACAAGCGCAAATACGGCGTAAATTTAGACCCCGATACCGAGGCCGTCGCGGTTATGGGTAGCAAAGAGGGCTTCGTGCACCTAGCTCAGGCCGTGATAAACCCGGGCGACGTCGCCGTAGTGCCGGATCCCGCATATCCGATCCACACGCAGGCGTTTTTATTCGCCGGCGGTAGCGTGGCGAAGATGCCGCTAAAGTACAACGACAAATTTGAACTTGACGAAAATAAATTTTTCGAAGACCTGCTTCACACGATCCGCTCAAGCTCGCCGAGACCTAAATACGTCGTCGTAAATTTCCCGCACAATCCTACGACCGTAACCGTGCAAAAGAGCTTCTACGAGCGGCTAGTCGCGATGAGTAAACAAGAGCGCTTTTACGTGATCTCGGACATCGCCTACGCGGACCTCACGTTTGACGGATACAAGACGCCGAGCATCTTTGAGGTAGAAGGCGCAAAAGACGTTGCCGTCGAGTGCTACACGCTATCGAAAAGCTACAATATGGCGGGCTGGCGCGTCGGATTTTTATGTGGAAACAAGCGTCTTTGCGCAGCTCTTAAAAAGATAAAATCATGGGTCGATTACGGTATGTTTACTCCGATCCAAGTCTCAGCAACCGTTGCGCTAGACGGCGATCAAAGCTGCGTCGAGGAGATCCGTCAAATTTACGAAAAACGCCGCGACGTAATGCTTGAAGCCTTTGCAAGTGCAGGCTGGGAGATGCATAAACCAAGCTCAAGTATGTTTATCTGGGCAAAAATCCCGCCGCAAGTTGGAAACATCGGTAGTCTCGAGTTTTCAAAGCAGCTTTTAACAAAAGCTAGTGTCGCGGTGAGCCCGGGTATCGGTTTTGGCGAGGGTGGCAACGACTACGTACGCCTCGCTCTCATCGAGAACGAAAATCGTATCCGCCAAGCGGCGCGAAACGTTAAAAAATATCTGAAAGAATTTGCATGA